In the Enterobacter cloacae subsp. cloacae ATCC 13047 genome, CGATGAAGTGACGGCAAACCTCGATAAAACCACGGCGCAGAAGGTGCTGGCGAACCTGCGTGGCCTGGGGATTGGTCTGGTGTTTGTCACCCACTCGCCGGAGGTGGTGGGCTGTCACGGACGGCTCTACACCATGGAAAACGGCACGCTGCGGGAGAGTGAGCAATGATGTTTCTGCCCCGTCTCTACGCCCGACTTTGCGCCCGGCAGGCCGGACGCACGCTGCTCGCAAGCCGGATCACGCAAAACTACAGCCAGTTTATGCGCTGCCCGGAGGCTGACGTCCCGCCCGATTTTCTGCGCCAGAACGCCCTGGAGATGAGCGGCTTTCATTTTGTCGAGCAGATCTTCCCGCCCGCGCTGTGGCGGCGCAACGTGCGTTTCGATCTCCACGCCCGGGTGGCGGCATTTACCCGCGAGCAGGAGTTTTATTCTCAGCCCCGCACCCTGCTGCTGGGCATGCGCTGGGCCGGATTTGGCCTGATCGCGGATGCGCTGCTCGCCACCGCGCCAGACGACGTGCGCTTTCAGTTTGTTACCCGCCTTCCCGCGCTGCACAAGCTGATGGCGGCACACGAGGAGCGGCGGGCAGGGGCGTTTTTCTCCCCGCACCGGTTGGTGACCGTGCTGCTGGTGGATGAGCGCCTCCCGGATGCGCCGCTGTTCATTACCCAGGCGGGCGACCAGAAAGCGTGGTTAACGGACGTGTCGACGCGCTTTTTAACGCGCTACGGATATGTGATTCGTACGCTGCTGCCCGGCTGTTCGCTGCACTCGGCGGAATTTGCGCTGGAGAGCCAGACCTATGCCCCTGCGGAGTACCGTCAGGCCGCCACCGCCACGCTGAACGCGTTGCGTAAAACCCCCACGCTCTGGAGTGCATGGGACGATCTTTCAGTGATTTATCATGGATGACATGTCGTGAAATTAAGAAACCGAAACCGACAACGTCGGGCGCTGATCCCGCACCATTTTTCAAAGAGCTACGAGATCAACGCCCCGCGGCTGAAAGGCGTGTTAACGCTGTTTATCTCCTTTTTTCTCTGTCTGCTGGTCTTTTCGATCGTCTTTAACTTTTCGGAAACCACGCTGGCGCGCGGGGTGCTGATCCCGGCCCAGGGGGATGTGGAAGTGCGTGCCAGAGAGTCCGGCACCATCGTGGATTTTGCCGTACGTCCAGGCCAGTACGTGAAAGAGAATGACCCGCTTTTTACCGTGTCGCAGGACTACGGCGGCAAGCAGGGCTCGGTGGTGCAGTTCGATCGCCAGCAGATGGAGGCGGAGAAAAAGCGCAGCGAGCAGCGCGTGCAGACCATTGAAGATTCTATCGCTACGTACCGGAAAAACCTGGCGCAGCAGCTGGATATTGCCGACCGGCAGATTGTGGTATCCCGCGACAAAGTGAAAAAGCTGCGTGCGTTGCTCAAAAACAGCACCGATACCTATGAGGCGTGGAAAGCGATATCCGGGAAAGGCTATGTGTCGAAGGTCGATCTGGATAAAAGCCACAACGACGTGCTCAACGCGCAGCTTAACCTGACGCTGGAGGAGAGCAGTATCCTCGATCTGGAGGCGCGCAAAACCAGCCTGACCGACAGCACTCAGTCGCAAATCGACTCCCTGAGCCAGGAGCTGCTGTACGTGAAAAACCGGATCAGCGAAATTGACCGCAACCTTTCCAGCCGGGGTAGCTCTACGATGGCCATGCTGGCGCCTGCCGATGGCTACGTGGTGGCGATCAACTTCCCGCCGGGCCGGGCCATTACGCAAAACAGCGAGGTGGTGGTGGTGATCCGTAAAAACACCGCCGCGTCGATGGAGGGGTACCTCTATGTGCCAGCCACGGGCGTGGGCCGGGTGGCGAAAGGGGATAAGGTGAAGCTGCGCTTTGACTCCTGGCCGGTGGATAAATATGGCTCGGTGGAGGCCACCCTGTCTGATTTCTACGAGGTGAATATTGATGCGCATTCGGCGCTTATCCCGCTCCAGGAGGGGCAGAACTACTATCTTGCCAAGGTGCGGGTGCCTTCCTGGTTTACCGATCCGGACAACAAAAAGCGTCTGCTGATGGGCGGGATGACGGTTAACGCCGATATCGTTATCGATCGCAAACCGCTTATCAATCTGCTGATTGCGCCGCTGGAGCGGGTGCGTAAACGGTTTATCGATTGACCCGATTTCATCGTTCATCGCCCATTAGCCCACAGGCTAACGCCGGGTCGCGGGCTATTCTCCTTATCACACACACAGGAGAATAGCCCATGAACATCACTCATATTCGCAATGCTACCCAACTGATCACGTATGCCGGTAAACGCTTTTTGATCGACCCGATGCTGGCCGCAAAAGACGCTTATCCCGGTTTCCCCGGCACGGCGCGGGCCGAGATCCGTAACCCAATGGTTGAACTGCCCGTTGACGTCAGCACGCTGCTGGACGCCGATGCGGTGATCGTCACCCACACCCATGACGATCACTGGGATCGCGCAGCGGTGGAACTGATCGCCAAAGACAAACCGATCTATGTGCAAAACGATCGTGATGCCGCGCTGCTGCGAAGCCAGGGTTTTCATAACCTGACAGTCATGACCGACGAGACCACCTTTGGTGATATCCGCATCGCGAAAACCCACGGCGGCCAGCATGGTACCGATCGCGCGTACGCGGTGCCGGAGCTGGCAGAGCGTCTGGGCGAAGCCTGCGGTGTGGTTCTGCGCCACCCGGACGAGAAAACGCTCTACATCGCGGGCGATACCGTCTGGCGTGATGCGGTGGCGGCCGATCTGCAAAAACACCAGCCGGATGTGGTGGTGCTTAATGCCGGATACGCGCATGTGATCGGTTTCGGGCCCATCATTATGGGGGAACAGGATCTGCTCAACGTTCACTTCCTGCTGCCGCAGGCAAAAATTGTGGCGGTCCATATGGAAGCCATTAACCACTGCCTGCTGAGCCGCCGCGCGCTGCGGGAATACGTGGAAGCGAACCAGATCGGTGATGCGGTGAGCATTCCCCAGGACGGCGAAACCGTTATATTCTGAGCACCAAAAAGGGAAGGAGAGACAGATGCCACTTATCAACGTCGCGATTGTCGCGGTGGACGGGTTTAGCCCGTTCCACTACTCCGTTCCCTGTATTCTGTTTGGCGACGCGGTTTCCGGCGAAAAGCGCTTTAACGTGACGATCTGCGCCGAAAAACCCGGCGTTCTCACCTCAAAAGAGGGTTTTGCCCTTAACGCGACGCAGGATTTTTCAGCCATCGCGCAGGCGGATATTGTGGTGGTGCCCTACTGGCAGCACGTACTGGATCGCCCGCCTCAGGTGCTGCTCGACAGCCTGGTGCAGGCAAGAGATAACGGTGCGGAAATCGTCGGGCTGTGTCTGGGGTCGTTTGTGCTGGCGTATGCGGGCATTCTCGACGGCAAGCGCGCGGCCACCCACTGGGAGTTTGAACATCACTTCCAGTCGCTTTTTCCGCGCGTCCAGCTTGATATCAACGCCCTCTATGTGGATGACGACAATATTATTACCTCCGCCGGGACCGCCGCCGCGCTGGACTGCTGCCTGTATATCATCCGTCAGCGCTTTGGTAGCGTGGTTGCCAACCAGATCGCCCGTCGGATGATTGTGCCGCCGCACCGCGAAGGCGGTCAGGCGCAGTTCATTGCCCAGCCGGTGCCGAAGGACACCCGCGACGCACGGATTAACTGCCTGATCGACTACCTGCAGCAACACATTACCGAGCCGCATAATCTCGACTCGCTGGCGAAGGTGGTCTCGATGAGCCGCCGCACGCTGACCCGCCATTTTGTCAACGCCACCGGCATGACCGTGGCCGACTGGCTCACCGCCGAGCGCCTGCGGCGCAGCCAGATCTTACTGGAAGCCGGCAATATGCCGGTTGAACGCGTGGCCGAGCTGGTGGGGTTTAACTCTGCGGTGACCTGGCGACAACAGTTTAAGGCGCGTTTTGGCGTCAGCCCGACGGAGTGGCGCAAGACGTTTCGTATTCAGCCGTCTGTAGCCAGGCATGATGCGACATGAAGTAACACCGTCTTTTAGGCCGGGAGACCCGGCCTGCGGATGCTTTTAACTCACCACACCTTACTGAACAATCACGCGGCCGTTCAGCGGCTGAAGCGGACGGTTATTGCTGTGCTCAAGCGCTTGCTTAAACATCTCCAGCTGCTTTTCTGACAGGGTGACGGTGTTTTTCATCACCAGCCAGCGCAGCCCTTCGGTGCACGGTGGGGTGGTCAGCGAGCCGCTGAAGCGATAATAGTGCAGGTCAGCCGGGAACAGCGGACGCAGATCGAGGTGTTTATCAATCGAGATTTCGTGGTCCTTTTCCTTCGGAAGGCGCGCCAGCAGCGGGTTGAGTGCGCTGTTTTCCGGGCCGACCTCAAACATAACGGCAAGCACCGCGACGTCGCCCTCTTTGCTGGCATGAACAAAGTGCGCTTCCAGCGGGAAGGATTTGCCGTTGATCCGGTTTTCGCTCGGGGTGTGGAAATGGTACTGGCGCAGGGTAAAGATCTGATCGTCCAGACGGAATTCATCTTCGTCGCTGGCGGTCACCTGCAGGGTATGGCCGTTGTTCACCAGCTTTTCGGCGGCGGTATGGAAATTCATCTCCAGCGGCGGCAGCGTGGCGTTATAGGCGTTACGGATATCGATGGGTGACTGGAATTTCCCGGTCTTGCAGGTGGCAAACTCGTCGCTGAGCTCGCCCCAGTTTTCCGGACCACTCTTGCCTTCATACGTCCAGTGTGGGGCAGACCCCGCAAAGACAGAGGCAGATAAGGCGAATAAGGATGCGGTCAGAATGTGTTTCATGTTGTGTCTCTCAGAATAAGAAATGCGCGTTAAAATACTGATGGCATTGTACTCTTTTCCAAAAGACCAGTCTTATATTGTGGTTATTTGCGTTAAAGAAAATGAAAGCCCCTTCTTACCCCAGCTTCTCCATCTTCGTCTCTCCCTCCGTCATTGACAGCTGATACAGCGAAAACGATCGGTGCTTCTCAATCAATGTCGCCAGCTCCGGCGAGTGGCTGGTGAGCCAGATCTGCGAGTAGCGGCTGGCCTCGGCAATCAGGCTTGCCAGCGCGGGCAGCATCTGCGGATGCAGGCTGTTTTCCGGTTCGTTGAGGGCGATAAACGCCGGTGGGCGCGGGCTTAACAATGCCACCGCCAGGCATAAAAAGCGCAGCGTGCCGTCAGAGAACTCCGCCGGTTCCAGCGGGCGGCTTAAGCCCTCGCGCTGCATCATCATGCGAAAACGTCCGCCGGTGTTGTCGCTGTAAAACACGCAGCCGGGGAAAGCCTGGTCAAGAATGCGCATCAGCAGCAGTTCATCGCCAATCTCGACAATGGTCTGAAACGCCGCCGCGAGGTTGGCGCCGTCGCTCGCCAGCACCGGAGAGCGGAAACCCACCTGCGGGGCACGCATCATGGAGCCGCTTGCAACGGAAAACTCATGATAAAATCGCCAGTTACGCAGGGACTCGCGCATCTGCGACACTTCCGGGTAAAGGTGCGGTTCGCCGAGCTGGCCGAACACCGATTCGTTCTCGTACAGCGTGCCGCTGTGGGTCACTTTCTCGTGATGGACGTTATTCAGGAAAACCGCCTGATTTCTGCGCTTCATCAGCTGTGCCGACGGGCGGCGGTGCTGCCCGCTCAGCCAGAGCGACTCTTCCTTGATCACCGGATCGAGCTGAAACTGCGAGGGATAGGGCAGCTTCTCAACAAAGCCTACCTGCAGCTCGTATTCGTAAGTTTCGGTTTCTACCGCCAGGTTCATCCGTCGCAGCTGGTCGCTGCGGGTTTTACCCGCCCAGAACACTTTCAAAATCCCGCCTTCATTCGCCAGAGCCTGAGAAAACTGCCCCTGCGCGGCGCTGTGCATCAGGTGGATCGCCTTGTAAATATTTGATTTTCCGGTGCCATTCGGGCCGAAGACAATGTTGAGTTGTTCCAGCTCCAGCGACATATCGCGAATTGAGCGGTAGTTTTGAATGTGCAGGGTGTTAATCACAGGCCGATCCCTTTTTTGCGTTATAACCTGTATATATTTACAGCCTTTCAGGCGAAATGCAAAAAAGAGACGACAGTGAGGATGTCGTCTAAACGGGCTACTGCTTCGGGCCCCTGAGGGTCAATGGGGGCCTTCGCCTTATTGATTATTTAACGGCCAGACGCAGACCCAAATCATCAGGATAGGGATCAAAGTAGTTTTGCGTCATCAGATACTGATCCGGGTATTCGGCAAGGTAATGTTTTAGCAGCGTGATCGGCGCAAGAATGGGCAGAAGCCCTTCGCGGTAATGCAGGATCACGTCACGAAGCTCACCCCGCTGGCGGCTGTTAAGCTGATTGCGAAAATAGCCCTGAATATGCATCAGCACGTTGGTGTGATTTTTCCGCGAGGCGGGCTTTTTCAGGATGGTCATCAGTTTTTCGCGGTACGCCTCGAAGAACGCGTCCAGATCGTCCCATTCATGCAGCGAGGCGACAAATGGGCCAATCTCACGGTAACCCGCCTGATGGTGTGCCAGCAGCTGCAGTTTGTAGCGGCTGTGAAAATCCAGCAGCGCGCGGCGCGTCAGGCCGTTTTTACGCAGCGTGTTCAATTCGTGCAGCGCAAAAACGCGCTCGACGAAGTTTTCCCGCAGCACCGGGTCGTGCAGACGGCCATCCTCTTCTACGGGCAGCCACGGCCAGGTTTCAAGGAGCGCGGCGGTGAACAGCCCGACGCCCTCCTTGCGGCCCCGGTTGCCGTTTTCATCGTACACGCGCACGCGTTCCATGCCACAGCTGGGGGATTTTGCACAGACGATAAACCCGGCGAGATCGCCGATCTTTGGCAGATAACTGGCCGTAAAGTCGGCCATTTTCTGCGTGACATCATCATGCGGCGGATGGCTAAAACGCATCTGCGTGTCACCGCCGGTCGTCATGATCAAACGCAGCGCAGGGCGTGGTGTGGGCAAGCCGATGGCCATTTCGGGGCAAACGGGTCGGAAATTCACCCACTGGGCCAGCTCATCCATGACGAAATCCATACGCTTATGCCCGCCGTCAAAGCGAACGGCGGACCCGGTCAAGCAGCCGCTAATACCCAGCACAGGTTTCGTTGTCATGGTATGTTCCTCCAGAGCCAATACTTAAAACTTACACAATCTTGCTTATTTGTCCAAGTATTGGCGGAGGTATTTTTTATTGCCTTTTAAAATCAATAGTTTTTAACTGCCCTTGTAGGTTGAATAACCGTACTGACTCAGCAGAAGTGGAATGTGCAGTTTCTCGTTGGTCCGGGTGACGGTAAACAGCACCGGTACTTCCGGGAAGAATGTCTCCAGCTTTTTAGCGTGGAAATAGTCTGCGGTTTTGAAGGTCACTTTATACACGCCAGGCTGCATGTCCTGTTCCTGGGGATAGAGCGATTTAATACGTCCGTCATGGTCGGTTTTGCCGCTGGCAACCGGGATCCATTTGTCCTGCTGCTGCTTTTCCAGGGTAACGGTGACATCCGATGGCGGCATGCCGGTTTGTTGGTCGAGAACGTGTACGCTCAGCGTGCCGGCAGGGGCACTGAAGGCGGCAGGGGCAAAAGCCATGGAGGCCAGGATCAGCAGAGGGGCAGTTTTTTTCATGTTGTTTTCCTGTGAAGTTGTCAGTCACAGGAAAACGTTAGCATCTGCGGCGCGGAAAAATATTCAACTTTTCGTGAAGATTCCCGCAGGAGAAAATCATTAGAGGATAATGACCTCAAGGGAAAGCTGCTGCTGCCACTGCGCCACCTGTTTTTTCCGCGCGGCGGTCATTTTACCGCTGGTGACCAGCAACCATTTGCGATCGGGAAATATCTCCGGTGCCAGCGTGGCAGGGGGCGTGGGTAATACGTCGATGCGGTGACCCTGGCCGGTCCGCGACAAAGCTTCGAGCCAGATTTCACACGGGTCGTTCAGGTACCAGCCGCTGAGCAGAATGTTATCGCCCGGCGCTTTTTTATCGCCTTCAAGGCAAAACGAGGTGTAGGCGATGAGGATGCCGTCGAGGATCGCGCGCAGAGTCATGGCGGCGGCGACGTTGGCGGACACCTGGCTGCGCAGCGGACGCAGCACGTTGGTCACCAGTTCAGGTCTGGGGTATTCGCGGCCCGCGTCGTAAATCATCTGGCGCAGGGACTCGATTTTGCCCCCCTGCAGGCGTTCCAGCATGTTCTGCTGTAGCGTTTGCCAGTTGTTGGTCCGGCGGGGTACAGGGCGCTCAAGCAGGGGTTTTACCTGGCCAATGGGCACGCCTTTTTTCACCCAGTCGAGGATTTTCAGCGCCTGCTGAACGTCTTCATCGCTGTACTGGCGGTGGCCGCCCTCCGTGCGCTGTGGCTTGAGTAAACCATAACGACGCTGCCACGCCCGCAGCGTGGTGGCGGTGATGCCGCTAAGTCTGGCGAATTCGCCGATGGAGTAAGCCATGTCCATGTCCAGAGTGGAGGAATACTCTCAATATACTACGAATTTTTCAGAACGGGATGAAGCGCCGAAAGGGTGCACTACACTTAACATCCAACCGTGCAAATGAAAGGAATTCTCATGAAGCTATGGCCTGTTGTCACCGGGGTTGCCATTGCGCTGACCCTTGTAGCCTGTAAATCCCCCACGCCGCCGAAAGGCGTGCAGCCTATTTCCGGTTTTGATGCCAGCCGCTATCTCGGCAAGTGGTATGAAGTCGCCCGCCTGGAGAACCGCTTTGAACGCGGGCTGGAGCAGGTGACGGCCACCTACGGCCAACGGAGCGATGGCGGAATCAGCGTGCTTAACCGGGGTTACGACCCGGTGAAGAACAAATGGAACGAGAGTGAAGGCAAAGCGTACTTTACCGGCGCGTCAACCACCGCCGCGCTGAAGGTTTCGTTCTTCGGCCCGTTCTACGGCGGCTATAACGTCATCAAGCTGGACGATAAGTACCAGTACGCGCTGGTCAGCGGCCCGAACCGCGACTACCTGTGGATTTTGTCGCGCACGCCAACCGTGCCGGACGCGGTGAAGCAGGATTACCTGAACACCGCGCGCAGTCTGGGCTTCCGGGTCGATCAGCTGGTGTGGGTAAAACATTAACCCCTACTGGTACGAGAACGTAATGCTTGCCAGCGCGTTCGCCGAGCCGGGGACAAGTTCGCCGGTTCGGATGTATTGCGCCTGGAACGGCAGCGACAGGGTTTGTGCCGCAGTGGTGCTCTGGATAAAGAACTGATTGGTTGTGCCCGCCGCCGAGCTGTCCGGCCCCATCATCAGCGGGCCGGTGCCGTTATAGAAAAACTGCACCCCTACGCCGGACGCGGTGGAGTCGCCGGTCAGCGTCACCACCGACGAGGTGTTTGACGGCGTGGTCTGATCGGTCATCACCGCGCTCACCGCGACGTTCGCGTCACAGGTCAGGCTGACGTTAAACGCACCCGAAGGCGAGGTACTGCCCACAGTAGTCAACGTGCGGATATCGATCGTACCCAGATCGACGTTCGCGCTTTTGGTGCCCACCGTACAGCCGCTCGCCGTCACGGTGATGGTGGTGGGGTTAATGATGACCTTTGCCGTTTTGACCTCGTTGTTATAGGCGGTTAACACCGCGGCGTTGATAGTCGGAATTTGATACACGCCGGATTTCAGGGCGACACCGGTTTTTATGAAGGTGACCTTTGCCGACCACCCCAGATCCTGGGTGCTT is a window encoding:
- a CDS encoding HlyD family secretion protein, yielding MKLRNRNRQRRALIPHHFSKSYEINAPRLKGVLTLFISFFLCLLVFSIVFNFSETTLARGVLIPAQGDVEVRARESGTIVDFAVRPGQYVKENDPLFTVSQDYGGKQGSVVQFDRQQMEAEKKRSEQRVQTIEDSIATYRKNLAQQLDIADRQIVVSRDKVKKLRALLKNSTDTYEAWKAISGKGYVSKVDLDKSHNDVLNAQLNLTLEESSILDLEARKTSLTDSTQSQIDSLSQELLYVKNRISEIDRNLSSRGSSTMAMLAPADGYVVAINFPPGRAITQNSEVVVVIRKNTAASMEGYLYVPATGVGRVAKGDKVKLRFDSWPVDKYGSVEATLSDFYEVNIDAHSALIPLQEGQNYYLAKVRVPSWFTDPDNKKRLLMGGMTVNADIVIDRKPLINLLIAPLERVRKRFID
- a CDS encoding MBL fold metallo-hydrolase, giving the protein MNITHIRNATQLITYAGKRFLIDPMLAAKDAYPGFPGTARAEIRNPMVELPVDVSTLLDADAVIVTHTHDDHWDRAAVELIAKDKPIYVQNDRDAALLRSQGFHNLTVMTDETTFGDIRIAKTHGGQHGTDRAYAVPELAERLGEACGVVLRHPDEKTLYIAGDTVWRDAVAADLQKHQPDVVVLNAGYAHVIGFGPIIMGEQDLLNVHFLLPQAKIVAVHMEAINHCLLSRRALREYVEANQIGDAVSIPQDGETVIF
- a CDS encoding GlxA family transcriptional regulator, encoding MPLINVAIVAVDGFSPFHYSVPCILFGDAVSGEKRFNVTICAEKPGVLTSKEGFALNATQDFSAIAQADIVVVPYWQHVLDRPPQVLLDSLVQARDNGAEIVGLCLGSFVLAYAGILDGKRAATHWEFEHHFQSLFPRVQLDINALYVDDDNIITSAGTAAALDCCLYIIRQRFGSVVANQIARRMIVPPHREGGQAQFIAQPVPKDTRDARINCLIDYLQQHITEPHNLDSLAKVVSMSRRTLTRHFVNATGMTVADWLTAERLRRSQILLEAGNMPVERVAELVGFNSAVTWRQQFKARFGVSPTEWRKTFRIQPSVARHDAT
- a CDS encoding carbonic anhydrase translates to MKHILTASLFALSASVFAGSAPHWTYEGKSGPENWGELSDEFATCKTGKFQSPIDIRNAYNATLPPLEMNFHTAAEKLVNNGHTLQVTASDEDEFRLDDQIFTLRQYHFHTPSENRINGKSFPLEAHFVHASKEGDVAVLAVMFEVGPENSALNPLLARLPKEKDHEISIDKHLDLRPLFPADLHYYRFSGSLTTPPCTEGLRWLVMKNTVTLSEKQLEMFKQALEHSNNRPLQPLNGRVIVQ
- a CDS encoding AAA family ATPase, whose amino-acid sequence is MINTLHIQNYRSIRDMSLELEQLNIVFGPNGTGKSNIYKAIHLMHSAAQGQFSQALANEGGILKVFWAGKTRSDQLRRMNLAVETETYEYELQVGFVEKLPYPSQFQLDPVIKEESLWLSGQHRRPSAQLMKRRNQAVFLNNVHHEKVTHSGTLYENESVFGQLGEPHLYPEVSQMRESLRNWRFYHEFSVASGSMMRAPQVGFRSPVLASDGANLAAAFQTIVEIGDELLLMRILDQAFPGCVFYSDNTGGRFRMMMQREGLSRPLEPAEFSDGTLRFLCLAVALLSPRPPAFIALNEPENSLHPQMLPALASLIAEASRYSQIWLTSHSPELATLIEKHRSFSLYQLSMTEGETKMEKLG
- a CDS encoding YbgA family protein, giving the protein MTTKPVLGISGCLTGSAVRFDGGHKRMDFVMDELAQWVNFRPVCPEMAIGLPTPRPALRLIMTTGGDTQMRFSHPPHDDVTQKMADFTASYLPKIGDLAGFIVCAKSPSCGMERVRVYDENGNRGRKEGVGLFTAALLETWPWLPVEEDGRLHDPVLRENFVERVFALHELNTLRKNGLTRRALLDFHSRYKLQLLAHHQAGYREIGPFVASLHEWDDLDAFFEAYREKLMTILKKPASRKNHTNVLMHIQGYFRNQLNSRQRGELRDVILHYREGLLPILAPITLLKHYLAEYPDQYLMTQNYFDPYPDDLGLRLAVK
- the uraH gene encoding hydroxyisourate hydrolase, yielding MKKTAPLLILASMAFAPAAFSAPAGTLSVHVLDQQTGMPPSDVTVTLEKQQQDKWIPVASGKTDHDGRIKSLYPQEQDMQPGVYKVTFKTADYFHAKKLETFFPEVPVLFTVTRTNEKLHIPLLLSQYGYSTYKGS
- a CDS encoding MerR family transcriptional regulator, coding for MAYSIGEFARLSGITATTLRAWQRRYGLLKPQRTEGGHRQYSDEDVQQALKILDWVKKGVPIGQVKPLLERPVPRRTNNWQTLQQNMLERLQGGKIESLRQMIYDAGREYPRPELVTNVLRPLRSQVSANVAAAMTLRAILDGILIAYTSFCLEGDKKAPGDNILLSGWYLNDPCEIWLEALSRTGQGHRIDVLPTPPATLAPEIFPDRKWLLVTSGKMTAARKKQVAQWQQQLSLEVIIL
- a CDS encoding lipocalin family protein, with protein sequence MKLWPVVTGVAIALTLVACKSPTPPKGVQPISGFDASRYLGKWYEVARLENRFERGLEQVTATYGQRSDGGISVLNRGYDPVKNKWNESEGKAYFTGASTTAALKVSFFGPFYGGYNVIKLDDKYQYALVSGPNRDYLWILSRTPTVPDAVKQDYLNTARSLGFRVDQLVWVKH
- a CDS encoding fimbrial protein → MRLFLFISGLLLCASAQAMEWKSDITLSPQPMTYSGPADSVMPGSIIGSTWSASVSVQQVFWCGFVFHCTKSTLEPSSSAISSGMTVTVDGVNYTIFETGVPGVGYIIGLKDFNGTKYIPLQTGVTQSYPAEGTSTSTQDLGWSAKVTFIKTGVALKSGVYQIPTINAAVLTAYNNEVKTAKVIINPTTITVTASGCTVGTKSANVDLGTIDIRTLTTVGSTSPSGAFNVSLTCDANVAVSAVMTDQTTPSNTSSVVTLTGDSTASGVGVQFFYNGTGPLMMGPDSSAAGTTNQFFIQSTTAAQTLSLPFQAQYIRTGELVPGSANALASITFSYQ